DNA from Tripterygium wilfordii isolate XIE 37 chromosome 4, ASM1340144v1, whole genome shotgun sequence:
CTGAAAGTCCATAAGGAGATTTGAGACCATTTATACACGTTGCATATATGGCACTGCCCATTTGTTTCTGCTAGTAGTTTGCTTCGTGTTAGTGTCATAAAAGTTCTGGCACTTTTGATGCAGGTTGGGGTGGAGAAAATGCACAAAGAAAGCAAGTATGTACTATTTTTGGATGATGACGTGAGGCTGCACCCTGGGTCAATTGGAGCACTCACAGCGGAGATGGAAAAAAATCCTGAGGTATGGCTATATATGTCGATAGAAGTTTTGGGTATTTTTGTCATGGTCATGGCTTGAAGGAAAATATGAAACTTTGTTTTCCCTTTCTTCTTATTATCCTAACTTTGTCTTAAACGGCATGCAGATATTTATTCAAACTGGGTATCCTCTTGATTTACCTTCTGGAAGTTTGGGGAGTTACTGTATTTATGAGTATCATATGGTATGACACCAGCGAATCACTCttcattccttttctttttctgcgcTTTCCTTGTTTTATGATAACATCGTACCCAATACTACATTTCTATGGACCTATTTTGAGTGTATGTTGTTGGCTTGTTCATTTCCGATATGCTCGTTTGGGGATGTGAAACACTAGTAGTAGTAGGCTAGTTTACAGCCTCTTTTTCATGCTTGAACATACATAAGAGAGATGATATGCTTTTTAGCTTCTGTTTCAACCATTGGCAACAGTGTTTTATTCTGTAGACAATGTTATAAGACTCTAAAACAGAGAAGCCCttatatataaatatctttTAGCTTCTGTTTCAGGTACATATGTTTAATGATAGAGACTCACATTAAAAGCTCCAATAGCAAACAAGAACCTAATTTCTTGACTATTAGATTGAGTTCGGCTTCCCAAGGTTTTCCCTCTATTCTGAGTAAAATGGCTACTGCACCCTAAACAACATGCAGGATCTCGAGTATTTCTTAGTTCTAATTGCTAACAAGTTGAATAACATAAATTCtatgtttgaatttgttcattaattttttttggacaaATAATAACTAATGTCAATAGACGCATCATTCATCCTCAGTTCTCTTAGTAAGTTTTTGGATCACCTTGTCAAGTTGTTACTGATTTAAGAGCTGAAACTAAGTAATTGGGAACAAGTTTCATTAAGTGTGATCGACTTGAGTTGCTTGTAGAAAATCATTGGAATATGTGTATGCAACTGTGCATTTTTGGGCAGAACTTGACATGAAAATGCAAtctttctctatatatattttcttttcttttctttttgtgtgtGATCTTTCTATATATGGTGTTCTCATGCACCTTCATTATTGCTCAATCCTCATCTTTGTAACTGTTAAATGCATTGAACTCTTCTTTTTACAGCCATGCTCGATGGGGTTTGCCACTGGTGGAAAAACATTCTTCCTTTGGGGTGGATGCATGATGGCAAGTAGCTGCAACTCTCTGTTTTAATCCCGCATGTCTGCAATGGCATTTTACTTGTAATAACTCTATATTATTCTCAGATGCATGCAGATGACTTCAGACATGACCGCTATGGAGTGGTTTCAGGACTTCGAGATGGTGGATATTCTGATGATATGACTCTTGCTGCTCTAGCTGGTAATGTAGACAACAGCATTATCTTGTATAAGTATATTCTAGTATATGGATAGAACCattatttcttttaatcttACCACATTGCAAGTTTGTACTGGTACCGACAATGTGCTTGTCATTCATAGACAGTTTTGTCTTTTCTTAGGGGCTCATAAGAGGCTGATCACATCACCTCCAGTTGCTGTTTTCCCGCATCCCCTTGCAAGTGATCTTACTTTCGCAAGGTTTCTTATATCCATTTGCTAAACTTCACTATGCTTCATCTAATGCCTTATTTATGTTACACTTCATCTagtattttttgtcttttggttTTTCTCTTCGGTGCAGATACTGGAATTACTTGAGGAAGCAAACATTTGTCTTGGAATCATACATATCAAAGGCTAACTGGATAATGAACCGTGCATTGTTCTCTACTCATTGCTATCTGTCATGGGGATTTCTAGCGCCATACTTCATGGCTATGATTCATGTTGCAGTAGCGCTGAGAGTATATATCAAGGGTTATACTTTAGAGGAAACAAAGTTTGTTTCCAGCGGTGAGCACATTAATATTCTCTCTGGAGAGGTTGTATTGTTAATCCATATAAAACCAAGTTGCAGGACCCTGATACATAACCACTTCTGTTAACTTATGTAGTCCTATAACTttcaattaaaaattaaaaaacagaaaaaccaaGAACTTGTATATAGTTGGCCTTTTAAAACTTACAATGGATCATCAGACAACTGTATCCAATTATTGTTAAgcttgattttgattgtaaacTTGTGCTTTTGATGGTTTTTGAGTGGTGATTATGATTTGCAAGTATAATACACACTACCCACCCTGTCCTCAAGGAATTGTTCCAGTAAGGTGGGTATGGCTTTATTCTGGGTCTGAAGCTTTTGCCTATAATATTGAAATTTGAGATGCATGTAAAAGACGcttaaatcaataaaaaaaacattttcttttctttttcttttcattaatAAGTTTGTATTCTTCATAAAATGTTTGATGCATATAAGCAAAGTCCACTATGGTTGTTGAATGTTGAGCATTCAGCTTCTTCTTATACATTATCTTCTCACAGCTGGTTAACTGCTGCTGTCCAGGGTTGTTACTGGTAAACTATCTAGCTGTATGTACCTTCATAGAACTTCTTTCTATGTGGAACTTGACAAGAATAGAAGTTCAATTGTGCAACTTGTTGTCCCCTGAGGCACCACGACTCTCCCTTGCTTCTTATAACTGGGGCCTTGTAAGTATTTCGACTTCATTCCGAATTTGGTGATATCATCCAACAATTTTCTGATTTTTCTCTCATATTTTGTTCTCTTGTTTTTGCTTCTCTGAACTTCTCATATTCTAAATTAACTATCTTTCTCAttcacattttattttatcCCTTGTCTGATCAGTACAGATATTGATGTATATGGATGATCTTCTAGAACTTTGAACTTACATATTCAAATGgtttttctcatagactcatgtatgtgaccccaaacttttgggataaagactcAGTTGATGATGATGTACTGTAATAGAAATCAACTATTGATGAAAGTCCTGAATTTTGATTGCAGAACTTAACATTTATTGAGTTGGAATTGGAATATCATGTTGATTAGTGCGAAACCTCTTGCTAATTTAAATAATCATTTGATCATTTCTATTGAAACAGGTATTTATTGCAATGCTGGTCGATAATTTCTTATATCCCATTTCAGCATTTCGATCCCACTTTTCGAAGAGTATTAATTGGTCTGGTATCCGATATCATATAAAGGAAGGAAAAATATGCAAGGTATGCTGTTTTAGTTAAATTTTTTCCAATATTATGATATATGGTTTGTTAGCATTCATCTTATGTCTTTTTCAGACCAGAAGTAGTAGCTTTTTCTTAGTTTTTCCATTGGAATTGTGAATCCAGCACGTAAACTTCAAATTTTTAGCATAAAAAGGAGTCTTGTTCAGGAGATTTACTCTAGTCTCTCGAGGACTGGGGCTAACAAACTTACTGTGTTATCGCTTTTTGAAGCAATTTCCTTTTGAATTTACTCTTTCGATGCAAGTTAAAATGCAAAGTTGAAAAGATATCTTTTGATTTGTAGTATTTTGTGCACAGCAATGTCTTCTTAAAAGCCATTAACAGAAGAAAAATCTAGTAAAGTAATGGACAATGTAAGCCTCACTTGTGTTTACTGCTCCCTTAACTGCTGTATATTCAAATTTTGCAGAttgagaggaaaaaagaaagtggtTCAAATTTTACAGACTTGGCAAGAAAGCATTTGTATGGGAAGAAAGGAGCTCCCCCTAAAACATCTCTACTTGGTTCTTTGACAAGAAGTTTGCCGCAATGGCGTCAGCCTAAGAAATTCGATGTCTAGGAGTTGTTTCAGCAATCAAATTCTTGTGATTATTTTGTCTGCCTTTCTGGGTTTGGTGGTGCTCCTGCATAGAGGTTGTTCCTTCTTTTAAACGATTGATTTTAGTTTAGGCATTTTTTGCATTTCTTGTCCCCATTCAATCAATCGATCAATCAAATCCCATTCTTCAGTGTAAAcccattttgtttgtttttcattgatttgtATTCATTTTCTCTGTAATACACTTCATTAACAAGTGGAGGCAGTAGCCGTGTTTATTCTTACCCGAAACTTCTAACACACACTGAGTTCATATGCTGAGTTCACAGAATTAGCGAGGAGAGAAAGATGGCTTATTTTGACTCCTTTATTTCTGGGTAGTCAAACCCTTTTAAGTTGCACTATGTAAATGGCAACAAACAGAAAAACCTAGACATGAGAGGAAACATCTGAAGAGCAGTAGGTAGCGTTGATTTTCATAATCGAAATTAGCATCGAATAAATTGAATCATGAGTTAATCCAATGATAATTTGATTGTGTAAATGATGATCCGATGGACATAAACTATTCATTGTAATAACTGATGTAGTTTCCAGACCCACCGGTGCCCCATGGCCTGGTTGTGGGGATGTATGCAACTCACCCTCCAGGTTAAGATGGGCATGTGCTGGtaggagaaggaaaaaagataaaGAGAACAAAAGTGATTCAATCAACTAAAATAGAAGCAATGTCGCACCAACtagaggtaaaaaaaaaaaaaaaaactagattaTCGGCGTACAATTTCTCTTgttaattttacaaaacaatgGCTGTGAAATTACTTCTCTAGATCCCCAATGTAAAAATCATCGATCATGTCAAAGACTCGCGTAGCATGCTGCGGTCTGCCACATGCAACGAAAATGTTAGAAGCGAGCTGAGTGATTTATCAATCATACAGTAGAATGAATCATACTTGAACAAAATAATCAGGTAACAATATATTACATAATCCCGTTACGAAAATGGCAGATAGAATTCCCAATTAGAACTATTGATAAGAATTACTCTATCTTACCACTTGTTATGGACTGCAAtaccaaaaaaacaataaaatcctcCACAGAAAGGTATTAAGGATTTCATGCTCAAAAGAGGAGAGGTTGGTATACCAAAGAATGAATTTAATTTGTCCACTGTTAATGATAATATGATATACAGAGACAATCCATCTTTCTTCCCCGCCAATCCCTTGAACGGTGTATTCTAGCTAAAAGAAGAGTAAAAGACCAGCACAGGCCTGCATCAACTGACTTATTTTTAAGTAGGGGGGTCAATGCATTATTGGAGTATGGTTCATTGAGCTTTTCATCATTATGCAAACATTAGAAGAGTGAGTATGTCTATTGTCAAAACCAAGCAAAGGTTGAACATGTATTGGTGCCAAAAAAATGAGTGGTGAAAAAGCTAATACAGATAAGAAATGAATACCC
Protein-coding regions in this window:
- the LOC119997376 gene encoding uncharacterized protein LOC119997376 isoform X3; amino-acid sequence: MSTLDSIDSFLFYLSRAFCSPLAVFIQIQGCFICLALALGWALAAYVRNREIKQMKDSIRGGNSFAFLFHDINELEHSNQVNLPRVTVVMPLKGFGEHNLHNWRSQITSLYGGPLEFLFMLESTEDPAYHAVSRLLSEFKDDIDAKIIVAGLSTTCSQKIHNQLVGVEKMHKESKYVLFLDDDVRLHPGSIGALTAEMEKNPEIFIQTGYPLDLPSGSLGSYCIYEYHMPCSMGFATGGKTFFLWGGCMMMHADDFRHDRYGVVSGLRDGGYSDDMTLAALAGAHKRLITSPPVAVFPHPLASDLTFARYWNYLRKQTFVLESYISKANWIMNRALFSTHCYLSWGFLAPYFMAMIHVAVALRVYIKGYTLEETKFVSSGLLLVNYLAVCTFIELLSMWNLTRIEVQLCNLLSPEAPRLSLASYNWGLHFDPTFRRVLIGLVSDII
- the LOC119997376 gene encoding uncharacterized protein LOC119997376 isoform X1; the encoded protein is MSTLDSIDSFLFYLSRAFCSPLAVFIQIQGCFICLALALGWALAAYVRNREIKQMKDSIRGGNSFAFLFHDINELEHSNQVNLPRVTVVMPLKGFGEHNLHNWRSQITSLYGGPLEFLFMLESTEDPAYHAVSRLLSEFKDDIDAKIIVAGLSTTCSQKIHNQLVGVEKMHKESKYVLFLDDDVRLHPGSIGALTAEMEKNPEIFIQTGYPLDLPSGSLGSYCIYEYHMPCSMGFATGGKTFFLWGGCMMMHADDFRHDRYGVVSGLRDGGYSDDMTLAALAGAHKRLITSPPVAVFPHPLASDLTFARYWNYLRKQTFVLESYISKANWIMNRALFSTHCYLSWGFLAPYFMAMIHVAVALRVYIKGYTLEETKFVSSGLLLVNYLAVCTFIELLSMWNLTRIEVQLCNLLSPEAPRLSLASYNWGLVFIAMLVDNFLYPISAFRSHFSKSINWSGIRYHIKEGKICKIERKKESGSNFTDLARKHLYGKKGAPPKTSLLGSLTRSLPQWRQPKKFDV
- the LOC119997376 gene encoding uncharacterized protein LOC119997376 isoform X2; this encodes MKDSIRGGNSFAFLFHDINELEHSNQVNLPRVTVVMPLKGFGEHNLHNWRSQITSLYGGPLEFLFMLESTEDPAYHAVSRLLSEFKDDIDAKIIVAGLSTTCSQKIHNQLVGVEKMHKESKYVLFLDDDVRLHPGSIGALTAEMEKNPEIFIQTGYPLDLPSGSLGSYCIYEYHMPCSMGFATGGKTFFLWGGCMMMHADDFRHDRYGVVSGLRDGGYSDDMTLAALAGAHKRLITSPPVAVFPHPLASDLTFARYWNYLRKQTFVLESYISKANWIMNRALFSTHCYLSWGFLAPYFMAMIHVAVALRVYIKGYTLEETKFVSSGLLLVNYLAVCTFIELLSMWNLTRIEVQLCNLLSPEAPRLSLASYNWGLVFIAMLVDNFLYPISAFRSHFSKSINWSGIRYHIKEGKICKIERKKESGSNFTDLARKHLYGKKGAPPKTSLLGSLTRSLPQWRQPKKFDV